Proteins from a single region of Aureibacter tunicatorum:
- a CDS encoding tetratricopeptide repeat protein, which translates to MTDIEKINKGKELINSQKFDKAIEIFDEMISKDGENYDCIYFRAVALTKASKFEKAIEDWQTLITIKPENADLYCELGIAYHLSQNNTEALKYLNHAVKIDDSNPYRFSSRAFIKERMKDYKGALHDYEKALQIDPNDAISLNNKGLIEEKLGRIEQSKMSFAKADKIDKPIKKENILEKNKNKKSHKLQKPTQKVNLSKKEDKQDILDQIVINETPKEKPKMTFAHYLGTVKSLLGDSKTREEFVDFIKNIFK; encoded by the coding sequence AAGTTTGATAAGGCTATTGAGATTTTTGATGAAATGATTTCCAAAGATGGAGAGAATTATGATTGCATATATTTTCGCGCAGTTGCTTTGACAAAAGCATCAAAATTCGAAAAAGCTATTGAAGATTGGCAGACTCTCATTACGATAAAGCCAGAAAATGCTGATTTATATTGTGAACTTGGGATTGCTTATCATTTGTCTCAAAACAATACTGAAGCGTTAAAATACTTGAATCATGCTGTTAAAATTGATGATTCAAACCCTTATCGCTTTTCTTCCAGAGCTTTCATTAAAGAGAGAATGAAAGATTATAAGGGTGCATTGCATGATTATGAAAAAGCCCTGCAAATAGATCCAAATGATGCGATTTCATTAAATAATAAGGGCCTGATAGAAGAAAAATTAGGCCGAATTGAGCAGTCAAAAATGAGTTTTGCTAAGGCGGATAAGATTGATAAGCCCATCAAAAAAGAAAATATTTTAGAAAAAAATAAGAATAAAAAATCCCATAAACTCCAAAAACCAACTCAAAAAGTCAACCTTAGTAAAAAGGAGGATAAGCAAGATATTTTAGATCAAATCGTTATAAATGAAACTCCTAAAGAGAAACCAAAAATGACGTTTGCTCATTATCTTGGAACAGTTAAAAGTTTGTTGGGAGACTCCAAAACACGTGAAGAATTCGTTGATTTTATTAAAAATATTTTCAAATAA